Below is a genomic region from Eremothecium sinecaudum strain ATCC 58844 chromosome V, complete sequence.
AAATAAGGACCAGCCTCAATAACAATGTCTACAACTCTGCATATATGAATGCGAAGAAATAGAAATAGCTCAGTAAGTGGTGAACAGTCTTCAATAACTTCACTGAACGGCCTATTATTCAAATATTAAGCACTAATGGGTATCAAGAAactttttaaaataaaacCTCCAGAGGACATTAGTCCCGAGCAAAACAGAAAAAAGCTTTTGGAACAGGGAATTCCAGTGAAAGATACCGTGCCAAGGTCAAGGGAAAGGTTTTCAGCATATGGGAAGTACGCATCTGATAGGACCCAACATAGACAGTATGCTCCCTCGGGGTACGAAGCGGAGGGATACCATTCACAGGGTCATATGAGTAATGAAGAAGCAGACCTGGAATCTTTAAACAAGGCACCATTCGACCCATACGAGACAAGCACCTCTTCTCTGAATAGAAAAGCGATTGACCCCTATGCTGTTGTTTCATCCGATTTGAGTTATGGTGAGAGATCAAATACGCGCCAAAGCAACACTTATACTTCTACCGAAACTTACTCATCACTTGACACCGGTCAAAGCAAGAATGACGGTAGTAACCCTTATGCATGCATGAAAGACGATGTTTACAGTAGTGGCTCATTCTCACTCACCGGTAAACGCCAGCTTAGAACGCAGTCGGAGGATACTGTAAAGAGAGCACAAAAAAATAGTCAGCGTGACGGTTTAGATGAGTTGGATTTGAATGCAGTGATAGACCACCCATCGGATGCGGACGATTTGAATAATTCTATACACGAGGAACAGTCATATAACGGTGAAAGCAAGGGCTTTAGGACCTTTGAAGATGTGCAACGTGAAGCGGCTTTGCGGGAACAGCAAAtggaagatgaagatgtGGACGAGATTAAGCGAGAGATACGGTTTACTAAGCAAAGTTCAGTTGCTTCTACTCGTAACACTTTAAAGATGGCACAAGATGCAGAAGTTTCAGGAACGAATACCTTAGGAATGTTGGGGCATCAGAGCGAAAAATTGAATGATGTAGAGCAGAATCTACATCTGATTAAAATGCAAAACCGTGCTGCAGAAAATAACGTTGCAGAGTTGAAAAAGCTCAATCGTAACATTCTAGCAGTTCATGTAGGCAACCCTTTCACTAGCAAGCGTAAGATGAgagaagcagaagcgaGAATAAAATCCCAGAAGAGAATAGACAATTATCAGCAGGAAGAACTGAATTCCAACTTCGTGCAGTCTACTAGAAGAATTGAAAGTGCTTTAAAATCTGAATCTGGCATTCGCGAGCGGTACGAAAGAGATCGTGTCTTAGATCGCGCAAAGCAATACCAATTCGAACAAGATGAAGAGGACAATGAGATGGAACTTGAAATCAGTCGTAACTTGGACAAAATCGGGCAGGTCAGCAGCCGTTTGAGAAAGCTCGCGCTCTCTACCGGGCAAGAAGTGGATGCTCAGAGAAGGCGGATTGAGAAAATCGAGGAGGATGCTGACGGTCTTGATGTGCGTATTCATATGAATACTTCCAAGATGACAAACATTAGATAAAaattaattatatatattttcGAAAAAATGTGAAACAAATCCTATAGTTATCATTATCTTATGCCTAAAAATATCGTGCAAACTTCTACATAGTAGCTGCTGGATGCTACTTATGGTTATATATACGTAAACATTCTCTTGTTGGGACTGGTTTGACACCGGGATCTTTTCTCACGCCCTAAGAGCTCAATGCAAGAATTACTCTAACCCAATTGTGTCAGCACAGCTGACGCAAAGCTTTTACTGCCTCATTCTGCAGCTAAGCCATAACTGATAATTACTAACAGCGGGATCTTTACACGTTCCCCGTCCGTCACCAAACCTCCCAACCATGCAATCATCCGTAAATGCTCTCGGCGTCCATCGAGTGGTATCTGTAGAAACAAGTCCAGTATTAGTTGCGAGCGTAGCCATTTCCATATCCGATAAGTAGCTTTCTCGCCCTTCCCAGTCAGAATAGGCGCGCTGACCAAAAGAATATTGTGAAGCAACGGTATCTGGAGTCACAGCGAACAACGACGTATCCGGCCATAGCCGTTCTTTAGCAGACCCAGCCAGTGACACATTAGTGTCCCGGGAACGACATTCTTCGGAACAGTACACAAGGTCCTGCTCGCCATGATCCTTGTTGATCATTTGTTCACAAACAATGCAGTAGTCGTTGAATGCTGACATCTCGCTGTCCTTTTTGCTTGTTGTGTGGAAGGGATGCTCTTGTGTTGTGGTATTGCTTACAGT
It encodes:
- the SEC9 gene encoding Sec9p (Syntenic homolog of Ashbya gossypii AFR469W; Non-syntenic homolog of Saccharomyces cerevisiae YGR009C (SEC9)), producing MGIKKLFKIKPPEDISPEQNRKKLLEQGIPVKDTVPRSRERFSAYGKYASDRTQHRQYAPSGYEAEGYHSQGHMSNEEADLESLNKAPFDPYETSTSSLNRKAIDPYAVVSSDLSYGERSNTRQSNTYTSTETYSSLDTGQSKNDGSNPYACMKDDVYSSGSFSLTGKRQLRTQSEDTVKRAQKNSQRDGLDELDLNAVIDHPSDADDLNNSIHEEQSYNGESKGFRTFEDVQREAALREQQMEDEDVDEIKREIRFTKQSSVASTRNTLKMAQDAEVSGTNTLGMLGHQSEKLNDVEQNLHLIKMQNRAAENNVAELKKLNRNILAVHVGNPFTSKRKMREAEARIKSQKRIDNYQQEELNSNFVQSTRRIESALKSESGIRERYERDRVLDRAKQYQFEQDEEDNEMELEISRNLDKIGQVSSRLRKLALSTGQEVDAQRRRIEKIEEDADGLDVRIHMNTSKMTNIR
- the ECL1 gene encoding Ecl1p (Syntenic homolog of Ashbya gossypii AFR470C; Syntenic homolog of Saccharomyces cerevisiae YGR146C (ECL1)) is translated as MSAFNDYCIVCEQMINKDHGEQDLVYCSEECRSRDTNVSLAGSAKERLWPDTSLFAVTPDTVASQYSFGQRAYSDWEGRESYLSDMEMATLATNTGLVSTDTTRWTPRAFTDDCMVGRFGDGRGTCKDPAVSNYQLWLSCRMRQ